One region of Paenibacillus polymyxa M1 genomic DNA includes:
- a CDS encoding FecCD family ABC transporter permease, which produces MRRSLGAGDTRTTKAWLVCFVLAGISFAVLVLGLNTGTIRIPPLRVLDTLFGGGSGRDHMVLFEYRLPRMVVTVLAGAGLGAAGAVMQGLSRNALADPGVLGLHAGAALGLVMYVSFFRDLEGSAALFIPLFTFAGGVVAAVLIVMLSYSGSRGIVPVRLILSGIGVASGLSAITLYWSLRLDEDTYAFTARWLAGSVWGRDWIHAVALLPWIVIVLPYVLSQTRSLNNLSLGDETAAGIGTSVKRQRLILLGAAVALSSASVSMAGGIGFIGLIAPHLARRLVGPMYQHLLPVAALVGVVILVTADTMGRSVFQPNAIPAGVVVAVVGAPYFLFLLSRTK; this is translated from the coding sequence GTGAGACGCTCTCTAGGGGCAGGGGATACAAGAACGACCAAGGCTTGGCTCGTTTGCTTCGTATTGGCTGGAATCAGTTTTGCTGTCCTTGTTCTGGGTTTGAATACCGGAACGATTCGTATTCCACCGCTACGCGTGCTGGATACACTTTTTGGCGGAGGCAGCGGACGTGACCATATGGTCCTGTTTGAATACCGGCTGCCGCGGATGGTTGTAACGGTACTGGCTGGAGCGGGACTGGGTGCAGCCGGGGCGGTCATGCAGGGCTTATCGCGAAACGCACTCGCAGATCCGGGAGTGCTGGGCCTTCATGCGGGGGCTGCTTTAGGACTGGTGATGTATGTCAGCTTTTTTCGCGATCTGGAAGGATCAGCAGCCTTGTTCATCCCCTTGTTTACCTTTGCAGGAGGTGTCGTCGCAGCGGTGCTGATAGTTATGCTGTCCTATAGTGGCAGCAGAGGAATCGTGCCTGTGCGGCTAATCCTGTCCGGTATCGGTGTAGCCTCAGGGCTCAGCGCCATAACGCTGTATTGGTCGTTGCGGTTGGATGAGGATACGTACGCATTTACCGCACGTTGGTTGGCTGGCAGCGTATGGGGACGGGACTGGATACATGCAGTGGCTTTACTGCCATGGATTGTCATTGTATTGCCCTACGTTCTATCGCAGACACGTAGCCTAAATAATCTGTCGCTGGGTGATGAGACCGCAGCTGGAATCGGTACAAGTGTAAAACGCCAGCGCTTGATACTGCTGGGCGCAGCAGTGGCTCTATCGAGCGCCAGCGTATCCATGGCCGGAGGTATCGGTTTTATTGGGCTGATTGCGCCTCATCTGGCTCGCCGTTTGGTTGGACCGATGTATCAGCATTTGTTGCCAGTAGCCGCTTTGGTTGGAGTCGTCATTCTGGTCACGGCAGATACGATGGGTCGTTCGGTATTTCAGCCGAATGCGATTCCAGCAGGTGTAGTGGTTGCTGTGGTAGGAGCTCCGTATTTTTTATTCTTGTTGTCCCGAACCAAATGA
- a CDS encoding dioxygenase: MTLPSIFVAHGSPTLAVENNAYTSFLAKLGASLPRPKGIIIFSAHWDSPDQCIGADDQHAALHDFYGFPEEMYSLDYPAPGDPKLYEEIGHLFSQHNLFHQPVRNRGLDHGAWVVLRHIYPDADIPVVPLSIDSRRDPQEQYEIGRMLAPLREQGILILGSGGLVHNLRTLKQTSEPADWAVQYDDWIAQQLQDWNLRHLFQYDKKAPYAKQAVPSYGIEHFSPLFYVMGAADHDRSARKLFQSYVLGSLSLNCWAFGQENDL; the protein is encoded by the coding sequence ATGACATTACCCTCAATTTTTGTTGCGCATGGTTCACCGACACTGGCTGTAGAAAATAACGCATATACCAGCTTTCTTGCAAAGCTGGGCGCGAGCCTGCCCCGACCCAAAGGAATCATCATTTTTTCCGCGCATTGGGATAGCCCCGATCAATGTATCGGCGCGGATGATCAGCATGCAGCGTTGCACGATTTCTACGGCTTTCCCGAAGAAATGTACTCACTTGATTACCCTGCACCAGGCGATCCAAAGCTGTATGAGGAGATAGGGCATCTGTTCAGTCAGCATAACCTGTTCCACCAGCCGGTTCGGAACCGGGGACTGGATCATGGAGCATGGGTGGTTTTGCGGCATATATATCCTGATGCGGACATACCGGTCGTACCCTTATCCATTGATTCACGGCGCGATCCTCAGGAGCAATATGAGATTGGACGGATGCTGGCGCCACTGCGTGAACAAGGGATTTTGATCCTTGGTAGTGGAGGCTTGGTCCACAACTTGCGGACACTCAAGCAGACGAGTGAGCCAGCCGATTGGGCCGTTCAATATGATGACTGGATCGCACAGCAGCTTCAAGACTGGAATTTGCGTCATCTGTTCCAATATGACAAGAAGGCTCCATATGCCAAGCAGGCGGTTCCTTCGTATGGAATAGAGCACTTTTCGCCTTTGTTTTACGTGATGGGGGCTGCCGATCATGATCGCTCCGCGCGTAAGCTTTTTCAGTCGTATGTCCTTGGCTCATTGAGCCTCAATTGTTGGGCTTTTGGTCAAGAAAATGATCTGTAA
- a CDS encoding DoxX family membrane protein has product MFNNWLRENKVAMWLLTVVRVYLGYEWMTHGLEKLTGGFDAGGFISGAIAKTGGDHPAVQGWWGSFLEAFALPNVGLFNVLIPLGEFLVGVGLLLGTLTTLATLMAMVMNFSFLFSGTVSTNAIYLLVEIFLIVAGANAGRIGFDRWVLPFLRGLFGKNKDTYQTDPNRKIA; this is encoded by the coding sequence ATGTTTAACAACTGGTTACGTGAGAACAAAGTAGCAATGTGGCTGCTGACTGTAGTACGGGTTTATCTAGGTTATGAATGGATGACCCACGGACTTGAGAAGCTGACTGGCGGATTCGATGCAGGTGGATTTATTTCGGGGGCCATTGCTAAAACAGGCGGAGATCACCCCGCTGTACAAGGCTGGTGGGGATCGTTCCTTGAAGCCTTTGCCCTGCCGAATGTCGGTTTGTTCAACGTCCTGATCCCATTGGGTGAGTTCTTGGTCGGGGTTGGCCTGCTGCTTGGTACATTGACTACACTGGCTACTTTGATGGCTATGGTTATGAACTTCTCGTTCCTGTTCTCGGGAACAGTAAGCACCAATGCAATCTACCTGCTGGTTGAAATCTTCCTTATCGTTGCTGGTGCAAATGCCGGAAGAATCGGCTTTGACCGTTGGGTACTGCCCTTCCTGCGTGGACTGTTTGGTAAAAATAAAGACACTTATCAAACGGACCCCAATCGAAAAATAGCTTAA
- a CDS encoding FecCD family ABC transporter permease, giving the protein MQSKDSMDKHTASTERNAPKVAFIARPVLRAGRIRQALLFTASAVLLALAMFAAISLGAKDLTISTVWSAVFHYDRSLTTHQIIHELRLPRVLGAAVIGAALAVAGSLIQGITRNPLGDTGVLGINAGAMFVVAVSFAFFPDLPYGTLIVLSFLGALMSTLLVFGLGASAPGGLTPMRLTVSGAVTAALLGSMTSGIAIYFDLSQDLAYWYAGGVAGIKWSQLEILAPILLIVIAWSMGLARSISLISMGDEVALNLGLNLRRIRLLGLLTVVVLAGLSVSAAGAIGFVGLVVPHIARKLIGVDYRQIVPLSALLGAVLLVLADLGARMANPPEELAIGIMVSFIGVPFFLFLARKERREL; this is encoded by the coding sequence ATGCAGTCTAAAGACAGCATGGACAAACATACAGCTTCGACAGAGAGGAACGCTCCTAAAGTAGCCTTTATAGCCCGACCGGTGCTCCGAGCGGGCAGGATTCGGCAGGCGTTGTTGTTCACAGCTTCGGCTGTATTATTGGCTTTGGCCATGTTCGCTGCCATTTCCTTAGGAGCCAAGGATCTGACCATAAGCACGGTGTGGTCAGCAGTGTTTCACTATGATCGTTCGCTGACGACCCATCAGATCATTCATGAACTTCGATTGCCGCGTGTGCTCGGTGCAGCTGTCATTGGGGCTGCGCTGGCGGTTGCAGGCTCTCTGATTCAAGGAATCACGCGCAACCCGCTAGGGGATACAGGTGTGCTGGGCATTAACGCAGGAGCGATGTTTGTAGTTGCAGTGAGCTTTGCTTTTTTCCCTGATCTACCTTATGGGACGTTAATTGTTTTGTCGTTCCTGGGGGCACTGATGAGTACCTTACTGGTATTCGGACTAGGAGCTTCCGCGCCGGGAGGATTGACACCCATGAGACTAACGGTGTCTGGAGCTGTGACAGCAGCCTTGTTAGGTTCCATGACTTCGGGAATTGCGATTTATTTTGATCTAAGTCAGGATCTAGCCTACTGGTATGCGGGTGGTGTTGCCGGAATCAAATGGTCGCAGCTCGAGATTCTTGCACCGATTTTGCTTATTGTGATCGCTTGGTCTATGGGGCTCGCACGCTCCATTTCATTGATTTCAATGGGCGATGAGGTAGCGCTGAATCTGGGATTAAATCTCCGGCGTATCCGGCTGCTGGGGCTACTGACTGTGGTGGTCCTAGCTGGACTTTCTGTATCGGCTGCCGGGGCCATCGGCTTTGTAGGTTTGGTCGTGCCACATATTGCTCGCAAGCTGATCGGTGTGGATTATCGCCAGATCGTACCATTGTCTGCATTATTGGGAGCCGTGCTGCTAGTGCTGGCTGATTTGGGAGCGAGAATGGCGAATCCGCCAGAGGAGCTAGCTATTGGAATTATGGTGTCTTTTATCGGAGTACCTTTTTTCCTCTTTCTCGCCCGTAAGGAAAGGAGGGAATTATAG
- a CDS encoding DUF3048 domain-containing protein — protein sequence MSGPMFQRNHWLRVMASALLCMTMISCSALSNTGESESVPQPNQQETEKKVLEPPKEPSVPAFTAPLTGLPVEQPVIERPLAVMINNAPAARPQAGLSEADMVYEVLAEGGITRLVAFFQSHGGDVKIGPVRSIRPYLIELGETYGALPIHAGGSTDAYAILQQQRKEHLDEISNGGAYFWRSKDRRPPHNLYTDVSRLRKGSESKGYTKQTEVPVYPYLKTGETPVMVDESAASVHIRFLLKSYRVSYTYDRADQRYKRFVNEKSHLDQNNNQQLSAANVIVMSTRHRTLDDVGRLSVELDGSGEAMVFQQGQLIRAEWQHTSGDAIRFMKNGVEIPLTPGTSYIHVVPADTSLTEHVTFEAN from the coding sequence TTGTCCGGGCCCATGTTTCAACGAAATCATTGGTTGCGTGTGATGGCCTCAGCTCTGTTATGCATGACAATGATATCTTGTTCTGCTTTGTCCAATACGGGTGAATCTGAATCCGTTCCCCAACCGAACCAGCAAGAAACAGAGAAGAAGGTGCTTGAACCGCCTAAGGAGCCATCTGTTCCGGCATTTACAGCTCCGCTTACCGGGCTTCCGGTGGAGCAGCCTGTTATAGAGCGGCCACTGGCTGTCATGATTAACAATGCCCCGGCTGCGCGTCCACAGGCAGGGCTTAGCGAGGCAGACATGGTATATGAGGTTCTTGCAGAAGGCGGAATTACCCGTTTGGTAGCTTTTTTCCAAAGTCATGGTGGAGATGTGAAGATCGGTCCGGTCCGCAGTATTCGGCCGTATTTGATTGAACTAGGCGAAACCTATGGTGCGTTGCCGATACATGCAGGGGGAAGTACAGATGCCTATGCGATTTTACAGCAGCAGCGGAAGGAGCATCTGGATGAGATTTCAAATGGAGGGGCTTATTTTTGGCGAAGTAAAGATCGTCGTCCACCACATAATTTATACACAGATGTGAGCAGGCTACGTAAAGGAAGCGAAAGCAAAGGATATACCAAGCAGACGGAAGTTCCAGTGTATCCTTATCTCAAAACCGGCGAAACTCCAGTTATGGTGGACGAGAGTGCCGCATCTGTGCACATCCGGTTTTTGCTAAAAAGCTATCGCGTATCTTATACCTATGATCGAGCCGATCAACGATATAAGCGTTTTGTGAACGAAAAGTCACATCTGGATCAAAATAATAACCAACAGCTCTCAGCGGCTAATGTTATTGTGATGAGCACGAGGCATCGAACGCTGGATGATGTAGGCAGACTAAGCGTTGAACTGGACGGTAGCGGAGAGGCCATGGTGTTTCAACAAGGACAGTTAATACGTGCTGAATGGCAGCATACATCTGGCGATGCGATTCGGTTTATGAAAAATGGGGTTGAAATCCCGTTAACACCAGGTACATCCTATATACATGTAGTACCTGCAGATACTTCACTAACGGAACATGTAACGTTTGAAGCGAATTAG
- a CDS encoding amino acid ABC transporter substrate-binding protein/permease has translation MQKPRKLIALMICLFSVVALAGNFGVVAHAENKTKYDIGTDTTFAPFEFEDVNGKFVGIDMDLLAAIAKDQNFEYTIKPLGFNAAVQALETNQVDGVIAGMSITDERKQKFDFSEPYFDSGVVMAVRKDNDTIKRYEDLKGQRVAVKTGTEGYTFAESIKAKYGFTTVPFDDSSQMYDEVKTGNSVACFDDYPVLAYGVTQNNGLKLVTDKEKGGSYGFAVNQGKNAELLEKFNAGLVNLRNSGEYDKIMSKYLGESGKGVAPVERSRWELISASLPALIKGMGNTLLYTLVSLLVAFLLGLVFGFMKVSHNKVFRGIATVFVDVFRGIPLIVLAFFIYFGIPQALDFKMPLFVAAVLTLSLNAGAYVTEIIRGGIQSIDPGQMEAARSLGLPYRTAMLKIILPQAVKIMIPSFINQLVITLKDTSILSVIGLVELTQSGKIIIARTFQSFDIWLVVAVMYLIVITVLTKISNRLEGRVRRG, from the coding sequence ATGCAAAAACCAAGAAAACTAATAGCACTCATGATTTGTTTGTTTTCTGTGGTTGCCCTGGCCGGTAATTTCGGTGTAGTGGCTCACGCAGAAAATAAAACAAAGTATGATATCGGCACGGATACAACGTTCGCGCCTTTTGAGTTTGAAGATGTAAATGGGAAATTTGTCGGAATCGACATGGATTTACTGGCAGCTATTGCTAAAGATCAGAATTTTGAGTATACCATTAAGCCGCTTGGCTTTAACGCGGCAGTGCAGGCCCTTGAAACGAATCAAGTGGATGGTGTCATTGCTGGGATGAGTATTACCGATGAACGCAAGCAAAAATTTGATTTTTCTGAACCCTATTTTGACTCAGGTGTTGTCATGGCGGTCCGTAAGGATAATGATACGATTAAACGCTATGAGGACTTGAAAGGACAGCGCGTCGCTGTCAAAACAGGAACAGAAGGCTACACGTTCGCGGAATCCATTAAGGCGAAATATGGCTTTACTACAGTTCCGTTCGACGATTCTTCTCAGATGTATGATGAAGTTAAAACAGGTAATTCGGTTGCCTGCTTTGATGATTATCCGGTACTGGCATACGGTGTGACTCAGAATAATGGTCTTAAGCTGGTGACTGATAAGGAAAAAGGCGGTTCTTACGGTTTTGCTGTCAACCAAGGCAAAAATGCGGAGCTGCTGGAGAAATTTAATGCAGGGCTTGTGAATCTTCGCAACAGCGGGGAATATGACAAGATTATGTCGAAATACCTTGGTGAATCCGGCAAAGGTGTGGCTCCTGTAGAACGTAGCCGCTGGGAGCTCATTTCCGCTTCGCTGCCTGCGTTGATTAAAGGGATGGGAAATACGCTGTTGTACACCCTGGTATCCTTGCTCGTAGCCTTTTTGCTGGGACTAGTGTTTGGCTTTATGAAAGTTAGCCATAACAAGGTGTTCCGCGGTATTGCAACTGTTTTCGTTGATGTATTCCGCGGTATTCCACTGATCGTACTTGCATTCTTTATTTACTTCGGTATCCCACAGGCACTCGATTTTAAAATGCCGCTTTTTGTCGCGGCGGTGTTGACGTTATCTCTAAACGCTGGTGCTTATGTGACCGAAATTATCCGCGGGGGTATTCAGTCCATTGATCCAGGACAAATGGAAGCAGCTCGTTCGCTTGGTTTGCCATACCGGACAGCCATGCTGAAGATCATTTTGCCACAAGCAGTGAAAATCATGATCCCGTCGTTTATCAATCAGTTGGTTATTACGTTGAAGGATACGTCAATTTTGTCAGTTATCGGTCTGGTTGAATTGACCCAATCGGGCAAAATCATTATTGCGCGGACGTTCCAATCCTTTGATATTTGGCTGGTCGTTGCGGTGATGTATCTTATCGTCATTACAGTCCTGACCAAAATTTCCAACCGTCTTGAAGGGAGAGTTCGCCGTGGGTAA
- a CDS encoding ABC transporter substrate-binding protein has product MRKNRFEGSGFKRSWIALFLVACMIMLSACGQTADKQASSTKAADSAQTTMSADSRIASMSIHLTNNLLALGITPAGSVIGGDVKDFLPHVKDRLQNTRKLGVVTDPDMEAVLELQPDHIFLDKKYSGTDVAKFEKIAPTEVFDLDEGTWKDQLKKIAAMVKHEAQADTFLKDYDTQRERVKKLIHSKIGDGTVMAVRVTAKEVRVMGMKRPVGPLLYQDLGLKPAKGVEKINKAYQVVSQEVLPDYDADAILVIISKGADAQKVYKQLEGNTVWQGLKAVKQGHVYMLNGQPWLDYSAMGHKIALDNAEQLFSK; this is encoded by the coding sequence ATGAGAAAAAATAGATTTGAGGGTTCAGGGTTTAAACGTTCGTGGATAGCCCTGTTTCTTGTTGCATGCATGATCATGCTGTCTGCTTGTGGGCAAACAGCAGACAAACAAGCTAGTAGTACGAAAGCAGCCGATAGTGCCCAAACCACCATGAGTGCGGATTCGCGTATTGCTTCCATGTCTATTCATTTGACGAACAATCTGCTAGCATTGGGCATTACTCCAGCGGGTTCGGTTATTGGTGGAGATGTGAAGGATTTTTTGCCCCATGTAAAAGATCGTCTTCAAAATACTCGTAAGCTGGGGGTTGTCACAGACCCCGATATGGAAGCGGTACTGGAGCTTCAACCTGATCATATTTTCCTCGACAAAAAATATTCGGGAACCGATGTGGCCAAGTTTGAAAAAATTGCACCGACCGAGGTTTTTGATTTGGATGAAGGTACATGGAAAGATCAATTGAAAAAAATAGCTGCTATGGTTAAACATGAAGCACAGGCAGACACTTTTCTGAAAGATTATGATACACAGAGGGAACGGGTCAAAAAGCTCATTCATTCCAAAATCGGAGACGGGACTGTCATGGCTGTACGTGTCACAGCGAAAGAAGTTCGTGTCATGGGGATGAAGCGTCCAGTAGGACCGCTATTGTATCAGGATTTGGGCTTGAAGCCAGCTAAAGGTGTGGAAAAGATTAATAAGGCCTACCAGGTTGTGTCTCAAGAGGTTTTGCCAGATTACGATGCTGATGCCATCCTGGTAATTATCAGTAAAGGTGCGGATGCCCAAAAGGTATATAAGCAGCTGGAGGGAAATACAGTATGGCAAGGACTCAAAGCTGTGAAGCAAGGTCATGTCTACATGTTGAACGGACAGCCTTGGCTGGACTATTCCGCGATGGGGCACAAAATTGCATTGGATAATGCAGAACAACTATTTTCCAAATAA
- a CDS encoding alpha/beta hydrolase — MERQIGIRFEHEELAATIHYPNRTNEGGRQRRVPLVVICHGFVGNRIGVDRLFVKTARELAEGGYFVLRFDFAGCGESTGEYGKQGLESMINQTRTVLDYAVNCADIDPTKVTLIGHSLGGAVALLTAVRDKRVQNLVLWSAVGYPLNDIVKITERSVYDESVKTGHADYLGYKFTPAYFESLAQFQPFQEAVKFNGDVLVIHGTSDDIIPVDYAFLFQKVFWMRPEGRCDKEIIFQGDHTFSSGKERQQLIDRTLEWLDEQENIQRDWQHWMI; from the coding sequence ATGGAACGGCAAATTGGAATTCGTTTTGAACATGAGGAGCTGGCCGCAACAATTCATTATCCAAACCGTACGAATGAGGGAGGACGTCAGAGACGAGTTCCGCTCGTTGTCATTTGTCACGGTTTTGTGGGCAATCGTATCGGAGTCGATCGATTGTTCGTCAAGACTGCGCGTGAATTGGCCGAAGGTGGATATTTTGTACTGCGCTTTGACTTTGCCGGTTGTGGGGAAAGTACGGGTGAATACGGCAAGCAGGGGCTCGAATCCATGATCAATCAGACACGCACAGTGTTGGATTACGCCGTGAATTGCGCGGACATTGACCCGACCAAGGTGACGCTGATCGGTCACAGTTTGGGGGGCGCTGTTGCCCTGCTCACAGCCGTTCGGGACAAGAGAGTACAAAACCTGGTCCTTTGGTCAGCTGTCGGCTATCCGTTAAACGACATTGTCAAAATTACGGAGCGAAGCGTGTACGACGAGTCTGTTAAAACCGGTCATGCAGACTACTTGGGCTATAAGTTCACACCAGCTTATTTTGAGTCATTAGCTCAATTCCAACCGTTCCAAGAGGCCGTTAAATTTAACGGTGATGTGCTCGTTATTCATGGCACCTCGGATGATATCATTCCTGTGGATTATGCATTTCTGTTTCAAAAGGTATTCTGGATGCGTCCAGAGGGACGCTGTGATAAGGAGATTATTTTCCAGGGAGATCACACTTTCTCGTCAGGTAAAGAGCGGCAACAGCTGATTGACCGCACACTGGAATGGCTGGATGAACAGGAAAATATTCAACGGGATTGGCAGCACTGGATGATCTGA
- a CDS encoding inorganic phosphate transporter, translating to MDTSLLVLGIVIFLALAFDFINGFHDTANAIATSVSTRALTPRRAIIMAAVMNFLGAILFTGVAKTIGGSVADPTKLTNGIDIVIATLIAAIIWNLLTWWFGIPSSSSHALIGALAGAVYVGAGQDKLNWSGFIGIVEGLIFSPLIAFVVGYIVMMILKYIFAYRSPHTVNKGFRTMQVITAAIQSFTHGTNDAQKAMGIITFALVSAGYQDHLEVPMWVKISAATAMALGTSIGGWKIIKTMGTKIFKIEPINGFAADVSGASVIFTATMLHLPVSTTHAITSAILGVGSAKRFSAVRWSLAGRIVITWVITIPISALLSGLIFKILF from the coding sequence ATGGATACAAGTTTACTGGTACTAGGTATTGTTATTTTTCTTGCTCTGGCATTTGATTTTATTAATGGATTTCATGATACGGCGAACGCGATTGCTACTTCGGTCTCGACCCGTGCATTGACGCCGCGACGTGCGATTATTATGGCTGCGGTTATGAACTTTCTCGGAGCTATCTTGTTTACCGGAGTTGCCAAGACCATTGGTGGAAGTGTCGCTGACCCTACCAAGCTTACAAACGGTATTGATATCGTTATTGCGACGCTGATCGCTGCGATTATCTGGAATCTTCTAACCTGGTGGTTTGGTATTCCTTCATCCTCCTCTCATGCATTGATTGGTGCGTTGGCAGGGGCGGTGTATGTAGGTGCGGGACAGGATAAATTAAATTGGAGCGGCTTCATCGGGATTGTTGAGGGGCTTATTTTCTCCCCGTTGATTGCTTTTGTTGTCGGTTACATTGTGATGATGATTTTGAAATACATCTTTGCTTATCGTAGTCCGCATACAGTGAACAAAGGTTTCCGCACCATGCAGGTCATTACGGCAGCTATCCAGTCGTTTACGCATGGTACGAATGATGCTCAGAAGGCGATGGGGATTATCACATTCGCACTCGTCTCCGCAGGTTATCAAGACCATTTGGAAGTACCCATGTGGGTGAAAATTTCAGCTGCAACCGCTATGGCACTGGGTACGTCTATTGGTGGTTGGAAGATCATCAAAACGATGGGAACCAAGATTTTTAAAATTGAGCCAATCAATGGATTCGCAGCCGACGTTTCGGGAGCTTCTGTTATTTTTACAGCTACCATGCTTCATTTACCAGTAAGTACCACTCATGCCATTACTTCGGCGATTCTGGGTGTTGGTTCTGCGAAGCGCTTTAGCGCAGTTCGCTGGTCATTAGCTGGTCGTATTGTAATAACCTGGGTAATAACGATTCCAATTTCTGCGCTGTTGTCAGGTTTAATTTTCAAAATTCTTTTCTAG
- a CDS encoding amino acid ABC transporter ATP-binding protein, which translates to MGKIIVKNLKKSYGSNQVLKGIDMQVREGEVVCVIGPSGSGKSTFLRCMNMLEEITAGEVIVDDYKLGDKNVDINKVRENIGMVFQHFNLFPHMTVLKNIMFAPTELGKQTKTEARETAMKLLDRVGLADKADALPGQLSGGQKQRVAIARALAMNPDIMLFDEPTSALDPEMVGEVLGVMKDLAREGMTMMIVTHEMGFAREVSDRVVFMDGGYIVEEGTPQEVFGNPKNERTISFLEKVL; encoded by the coding sequence GTGGGTAAAATTATCGTTAAAAACCTGAAAAAAAGCTATGGCAGTAACCAGGTGCTAAAAGGCATTGACATGCAAGTACGGGAAGGCGAAGTTGTATGCGTCATTGGCCCTTCTGGTTCAGGGAAAAGTACGTTTTTGCGTTGTATGAATATGCTGGAGGAAATTACAGCTGGTGAGGTCATCGTCGATGACTACAAATTGGGTGACAAAAACGTGGACATTAACAAGGTCCGTGAAAATATAGGTATGGTGTTTCAGCATTTCAATCTGTTCCCGCATATGACGGTGCTCAAGAACATTATGTTCGCACCGACTGAACTGGGGAAACAGACGAAGACAGAGGCCCGTGAGACAGCTATGAAACTGCTGGATCGCGTAGGTTTGGCCGATAAGGCAGATGCATTGCCAGGACAGCTTTCAGGCGGTCAGAAGCAACGTGTGGCGATTGCACGTGCGCTGGCAATGAACCCAGACATTATGCTGTTCGATGAGCCAACCTCGGCGCTTGATCCTGAAATGGTGGGCGAAGTGCTCGGCGTAATGAAAGATCTGGCTCGCGAAGGCATGACGATGATGATCGTTACGCATGAGATGGGCTTTGCGCGAGAAGTAAGCGACCGTGTCGTATTTATGGATGGTGGCTATATTGTGGAAGAAGGAACACCGCAAGAGGTATTTGGTAATCCAAAAAACGAGCGGACCATTAGTTTCTTGGAGAAGGTATTGTAA
- a CDS encoding DUF47 domain-containing protein: MRLKKKDIFFETLENMADTIVQAADYFAQHTSNFQDVTLFTNEMKKYENKCDDYTHTIITELNKTFITPLERDDIMELTTTMDDVLDGLEATASRFYMYNITEPDEYIVQFADILRQSAYEIQKAVHLLSQKKLLAIREYTIRLNDLENQGDELLRICIKNLFATVTDPIELIKRKELYERLETTTDSCEDVANMLESIIMRNS, from the coding sequence ATGAGATTGAAGAAAAAGGATATATTCTTCGAGACGTTGGAAAATATGGCAGATACGATCGTGCAAGCAGCCGATTATTTTGCCCAACATACTTCAAATTTTCAAGATGTGACTTTGTTTACCAATGAGATGAAGAAGTATGAAAATAAGTGTGATGATTACACACACACGATTATTACTGAGTTGAACAAGACCTTCATTACGCCGCTGGAACGCGACGACATCATGGAACTGACAACGACCATGGATGATGTGCTGGATGGTCTTGAAGCGACAGCCTCTCGTTTTTATATGTACAACATTACAGAGCCGGACGAGTATATTGTGCAGTTCGCTGATATTTTGCGTCAATCAGCTTACGAAATTCAGAAGGCTGTACATTTGCTTTCACAGAAAAAATTGTTGGCTATTCGTGAATACACCATTCGCCTGAATGATTTGGAAAATCAGGGGGATGAATTATTGCGTATTTGCATTAAAAACCTGTTTGCAACTGTAACTGATCCTATTGAACTGATTAAACGTAAAGAATTGTACGAACGCCTTGAAACGACAACGGATTCATGCGAGGATGTTGCAAATATGCTGGAATCCATCATTATGCGTAACTCGTAA